From one Syngnathoides biaculeatus isolate LvHL_M chromosome 12, ASM1980259v1, whole genome shotgun sequence genomic stretch:
- the xpo1b gene encoding exportin-1 isoform X1: MPAIMTMLADHAAQQLLDFNQKLDINLLDNVVNCLHHGVGPQQRMAQEVLTHLKEHPDAWTRVDTILEFSQNMNTKYYALQILETVIKTRWKILPRNQCEGIKKYVVGLIIKTSSDAANVEKEKVYIGKLNMILVQILKQEWPKHWPTFISDIVGASRTSESLCQNNMVILKLLSEEVFDFSSGQMTQVKAKHLKDSMCNEFSQIFQLCQFVMENSQNAPLVHATLETLLRFLNWIPLGYIFETKLISTLVYKFLNVPMFRNVTLKCLTEIAGVSVSQYEEQFVTLFTLTMCQLKQMLPLNTNIRLAYANGKDDEQNFIQNLSLFLCTFLKEHGTLIEIRLNLRETLMEALHYMLLVSEVEETEIFKICLEYWNHLAAELYRESPFSTSTSPLLSGNQHFDVPPRRQLYLPVLSKVRLLMVSRMAKPEEVLVVENDQGEVVREFMKDTDSINLYKNMRETLVYLTHLDYADTERIMTEKLHNQVNGTEWSWKNLNTLCWAIGSISGAMHEEDEKRFLVTVIKDLLGLCEQKRGKDNKAIIASNIMYIVGQYPRFLRAHWKFLKTVVNKLFEFMHETHDGVQDMACDTFIKIAQKCRRHFIQVQVGEVMPFIDEILNNINTIICDLQPQQVHTFYEAVGYMIGAQTDQAVQEHLIEKYMLLPNQVWDSIIQQATKNVDILKDPETVKQLGSILKTNVRACKAVGHPFVIQLGRIYLDMLNVYKCLSENISAAIQTNGMGGEMVTKQPLIRSMRTVKRETLKLISGWVSRSNDPQMVGENFVPPLLDAVLIDYQRNVPAAREPEVLSTMATIVNKLGGHITTEIPQIFDAVFECTLNMINKNFEEYPEHRTHFFYLLQAVNSHCFPAFLAIPPAQFKLVLDSIIWAFKHTMRNVADTGLQILYTMLQNVAQEEAAAQSFYQTYFCDILQHIFSVVTDTSHTAGLTMHASILAYMFNLVEEGKITTALNPASPANNQVFIQEYVANLLKTAFPHLQDAQVKVFVTGLFSLNQDIPAFKEHLRDFLVQIKEFAGEDTTDLFLEEREASLRQAQEEKHKIQMSVPGILNPHEIPEEMCD; encoded by the exons TACTATGCCCTTCAGATCTTGGAAACTGTTATCAAAACACGATGGAAAATTCTTCCCAGGAATCAATGTGAAG GGATAAAAAAGTATGTTGTTGGGCTCATTATTAAGACATCATCTGATGCTGCAAATGTGGAG AAAGAAAAAGTCTACATTGGAAAGCTGAATATGATTCTTGTTCAG ATCTTGAAGCAGGAGTGGCCAAAGCACTGGCCCACATTCATCAGTGACATTGTCGGAGCAAGTCGAACCAGCGAGAGTCTTTGTCAGAACAACATGGTCATTCTCAAACTGCTTAGCGAGGAGGTTTTTGACTTCTCCAGTGGCCAGATGACCCAGGTCAAAGCCAAACATCTGAAAGACAG TATGTGCAATGAATTCTCCCAGATATTCCAGCTTTGCCAGTTTGTTATG GAAAATTCCCAGAATGCTCCCCTGGTCCATGCTACTCTGGAGACACTCTTACGTTTCCTTAACTGGATTCCTCTGGGCTATATCTTTGAAACCAAGCTTATCAGCACGTTAGTGTATAAG TTCCTGAACGTCCCAATGTTTCGCAATGTGACACTGAAGTGTTTGACAGAAATTGCTGGAGTAAGCGTCAGCCAGTACGAGGAGCAGTTTGTTACACTCTTCACTCTGACAATGTGTCAGCTCAAGCAG ATGCTTCCCCTCAACACTAATATCCGACTGGCCTATGCCAATGGGAAGGATGATGAGCAGAACTTTATCCAGAATCTCAGTCTGTTCCTCTGTACTTTCCTGAAAGAGCATGGGACGCTTATTGAAATACGACTTAACCTGAGAGAAACTTTAATGGAG GCACTCCACTATATGTTACTGGTGTCAGAAGTGGAAGAGACTGAGATCTTTAAAATTTGTCTGGAATATTGGAACCACCTGGCGGCCGAGCTCTACAGAGAGAGTCCCTTCTCCACATCCACATCACCGTTGCTGTCTGGCAACCAGCACTTTGACGTGCCACCACGCAGGCAGCTCTACCTGCCCGTACTGTCCAAG GTGCGTCTGCTAATGGTGAGCCGGATGGCCAAACCAGAGGAAGTACTGGTGGTGGAGAACGACCAGGGGGAAGTGGTCAGAGAGTTCATGAAGGATACAGATTCCATAAACCTCTACAAGAACATGAGGGAAACACTTG TGTACCTGACTCACTTGGACTATGCAGACACAGAGCGCATAATGACTGAGAAGCTTCATAATCAGGTGAATGGTACTGAGTGGTCCTGGAAGAATCTCAACACATTGTGTTGGGCAATTGGATCCATCAGTGGGGCAATGCACGAAGAGGATGAAAAGAGGTTCTTGGTCACAGTCATTAAG GATCTGCTAGGTCTGTGTGAGCAAAAAAGGGGAAAGGACAACAAGGCCATTATAGCTTCAAACATCATGTACATTGTCGGCCAGTATCCTCGCTTTCTCAGAGCCCACTGGAAGTTCCTTAAAACGGTTGTCAACAAGCTCTTTGAGTTCATGCACG AGACCCATGATGGTGTTCAAGACATGGCATGTGACACATTCATCAAGATCGCCCAGAAGTGCCGGCGCCACTTCATCCAGGTGCAAGTTGGAGAAGTGATGCCTTTCATTGATGAGATCCTCAACaacatcaacaccatcatctGCGACCTACAGCCACAGCAG GTCCACACATTCTATGAAGCTGTAGGTTATATGATCGGCGCTCAGACAGACCAGGCTGTGCAGGAACATCTTATCGAGAAATACATGTTACTGCCAAATCAAGTGTGGGACAGTATCATCCAGCAGGCTACCAAG AATGTGGACATTTTGAAGGACCCAGAGACTGTGAAACAACTGGGTAGCATCCTAAAGACCAATGTCAGAGCCTGTAAGGCCGTCGGACACCCATTTGTCATCCAACTGGGACGGATTTACCTCGACATGCTCAATGTGTACAAGTGCCTCAGCGAGAACATATCTGCTGCCATTCAGACAAATGGTATGGGAG GAGAGATGGTGACCAAGCAGCCTCTAATCAGGAGCATGAGGACAGTCAAACGAGAGACCTTGAAACTGATTTCCGGCTGGGTCAGCCGATCTAACGATCCACAAATG GTTGGGGAGAACTTTGTTCCCCCGCTGCTAGACGCAGTCCTCATCGACTATCAACGCAACGTCCCGGCTGCCCGCGAGCCTGAGGTTCTAAGCACCATGGCAACTATAGTGAACAAGCTGGGGGGACACATCACCACTGAGATACCCCAAATCTTTGACGCAGTCTTCGAGTGCACTCTAAACATGATCAACAAG AATTTTGAAGAGTATCCCGAGCACCGAACCCACTTCTTCTACCTGCTCCAAGCTGTCAACTCACACTGCTTCCCTGCGTTCCTTGCCATCCCCCCAGCCCAGTTCAAACTCGTGCTGGACTCAATCATCTGGGCCTTCAAACACACCATGAGAAATGTTGCTGACACTG GTCTGCAGATTCTCTACACAATGCTTCAGAATGTGGCTCAAGAGGAAGCCGCAGCTCAGAGCTTCTACCAGACATATTTCTGTGATATCCTTCAGCACATCTTCTCTGTGGTCACGGATACGTCTCACACAGCTG GTCTGACCATGCACGCTTCCATCCTGGCCTACATGTTTAACCTGGTGGAGGAGGGCAAGATCACCACTGCACTGAACCCCGCCTCTCCTGCCAACAACCAGGTTTTCATTCAGGAGTACGTGGCCAACCTGCTCAAGACGGCCTTCCCTCATCTGCAGGA TGCTCAGGTGAAGGTGTTTGTAACTGGACTGTTCAGCCTCAACCAGGACATTCCTGCCTTCAAGGAGCACCTTAGGGACTTCCTCGTCCAGATTAAG GAGTTCGCCGGCGAGGACACGACAGACCTGTTCCTGGAGGAGAGGGAAGCATCGCTTCGTCAGGCTCAGGAGGAGAAGCACAAAATCCAAATGTCGGTTCCAGGCATCCTCAACCCACACGAGATCCCAGAGGAGATGTGTGACTGA
- the xpo1b gene encoding exportin-1 isoform X2: protein MPAIMTMLADHAAQQLLDFNQKLDINLLDNVVNCLHHGVGPQQRMAQEVLTHLKEHPDAWTRVDTILEFSQNMNTKYYALQILETVIKTRWKILPRNQCEGIKKYVVGLIIKTSSDAANVEKEKVYIGKLNMILVQILKQEWPKHWPTFISDIVGASRTSESLCQNNMVILKLLSEEVFDFSSGQMTQVKAKHLKDSMCNEFSQIFQLCQFVMENSQNAPLVHATLETLLRFLNWIPLGYIFETKLISTLVYKFLNVPMFRNVTLKCLTEIAGVSVSQYEEQFVTLFTLTMCQLKQMLPLNTNIRLAYANGKDDEQNFIQNLSLFLCTFLKEHGTLIEIRLNLRETLMEALHYMLLVSEVEETEIFKICLEYWNHLAAELYRESPFSTSTSPLLSGNQHFDVPPRRQLYLPVLSKVRLLMVSRMAKPEEVLVVENDQGEVVREFMKDTDSINLYKNMRETLVYLTHLDYADTERIMTEKLHNQVNGTEWSWKNLNTLCWAIGSISGAMHEEDEKRFLVTVIKDLLGLCEQKRGKDNKAIIASNIMYIVGQYPRFLRAHWKFLKTVVNKLFEFMHETHDGVQDMACDTFIKIAQKCRRHFIQVQVGEVMPFIDEILNNINTIICDLQPQQVHTFYEAVGYMIGAQTDQAVQEHLIEKYMLLPNQVWDSIIQQATKNVDILKDPETVKQLGSILKTNVRACKAVGHPFVIQLGRIYLDMLNVYKCLSENISAAIQTNGEMVTKQPLIRSMRTVKRETLKLISGWVSRSNDPQMVGENFVPPLLDAVLIDYQRNVPAAREPEVLSTMATIVNKLGGHITTEIPQIFDAVFECTLNMINKNFEEYPEHRTHFFYLLQAVNSHCFPAFLAIPPAQFKLVLDSIIWAFKHTMRNVADTGLQILYTMLQNVAQEEAAAQSFYQTYFCDILQHIFSVVTDTSHTAGLTMHASILAYMFNLVEEGKITTALNPASPANNQVFIQEYVANLLKTAFPHLQDAQVKVFVTGLFSLNQDIPAFKEHLRDFLVQIKEFAGEDTTDLFLEEREASLRQAQEEKHKIQMSVPGILNPHEIPEEMCD, encoded by the exons TACTATGCCCTTCAGATCTTGGAAACTGTTATCAAAACACGATGGAAAATTCTTCCCAGGAATCAATGTGAAG GGATAAAAAAGTATGTTGTTGGGCTCATTATTAAGACATCATCTGATGCTGCAAATGTGGAG AAAGAAAAAGTCTACATTGGAAAGCTGAATATGATTCTTGTTCAG ATCTTGAAGCAGGAGTGGCCAAAGCACTGGCCCACATTCATCAGTGACATTGTCGGAGCAAGTCGAACCAGCGAGAGTCTTTGTCAGAACAACATGGTCATTCTCAAACTGCTTAGCGAGGAGGTTTTTGACTTCTCCAGTGGCCAGATGACCCAGGTCAAAGCCAAACATCTGAAAGACAG TATGTGCAATGAATTCTCCCAGATATTCCAGCTTTGCCAGTTTGTTATG GAAAATTCCCAGAATGCTCCCCTGGTCCATGCTACTCTGGAGACACTCTTACGTTTCCTTAACTGGATTCCTCTGGGCTATATCTTTGAAACCAAGCTTATCAGCACGTTAGTGTATAAG TTCCTGAACGTCCCAATGTTTCGCAATGTGACACTGAAGTGTTTGACAGAAATTGCTGGAGTAAGCGTCAGCCAGTACGAGGAGCAGTTTGTTACACTCTTCACTCTGACAATGTGTCAGCTCAAGCAG ATGCTTCCCCTCAACACTAATATCCGACTGGCCTATGCCAATGGGAAGGATGATGAGCAGAACTTTATCCAGAATCTCAGTCTGTTCCTCTGTACTTTCCTGAAAGAGCATGGGACGCTTATTGAAATACGACTTAACCTGAGAGAAACTTTAATGGAG GCACTCCACTATATGTTACTGGTGTCAGAAGTGGAAGAGACTGAGATCTTTAAAATTTGTCTGGAATATTGGAACCACCTGGCGGCCGAGCTCTACAGAGAGAGTCCCTTCTCCACATCCACATCACCGTTGCTGTCTGGCAACCAGCACTTTGACGTGCCACCACGCAGGCAGCTCTACCTGCCCGTACTGTCCAAG GTGCGTCTGCTAATGGTGAGCCGGATGGCCAAACCAGAGGAAGTACTGGTGGTGGAGAACGACCAGGGGGAAGTGGTCAGAGAGTTCATGAAGGATACAGATTCCATAAACCTCTACAAGAACATGAGGGAAACACTTG TGTACCTGACTCACTTGGACTATGCAGACACAGAGCGCATAATGACTGAGAAGCTTCATAATCAGGTGAATGGTACTGAGTGGTCCTGGAAGAATCTCAACACATTGTGTTGGGCAATTGGATCCATCAGTGGGGCAATGCACGAAGAGGATGAAAAGAGGTTCTTGGTCACAGTCATTAAG GATCTGCTAGGTCTGTGTGAGCAAAAAAGGGGAAAGGACAACAAGGCCATTATAGCTTCAAACATCATGTACATTGTCGGCCAGTATCCTCGCTTTCTCAGAGCCCACTGGAAGTTCCTTAAAACGGTTGTCAACAAGCTCTTTGAGTTCATGCACG AGACCCATGATGGTGTTCAAGACATGGCATGTGACACATTCATCAAGATCGCCCAGAAGTGCCGGCGCCACTTCATCCAGGTGCAAGTTGGAGAAGTGATGCCTTTCATTGATGAGATCCTCAACaacatcaacaccatcatctGCGACCTACAGCCACAGCAG GTCCACACATTCTATGAAGCTGTAGGTTATATGATCGGCGCTCAGACAGACCAGGCTGTGCAGGAACATCTTATCGAGAAATACATGTTACTGCCAAATCAAGTGTGGGACAGTATCATCCAGCAGGCTACCAAG AATGTGGACATTTTGAAGGACCCAGAGACTGTGAAACAACTGGGTAGCATCCTAAAGACCAATGTCAGAGCCTGTAAGGCCGTCGGACACCCATTTGTCATCCAACTGGGACGGATTTACCTCGACATGCTCAATGTGTACAAGTGCCTCAGCGAGAACATATCTGCTGCCATTCAGACAAATG GAGAGATGGTGACCAAGCAGCCTCTAATCAGGAGCATGAGGACAGTCAAACGAGAGACCTTGAAACTGATTTCCGGCTGGGTCAGCCGATCTAACGATCCACAAATG GTTGGGGAGAACTTTGTTCCCCCGCTGCTAGACGCAGTCCTCATCGACTATCAACGCAACGTCCCGGCTGCCCGCGAGCCTGAGGTTCTAAGCACCATGGCAACTATAGTGAACAAGCTGGGGGGACACATCACCACTGAGATACCCCAAATCTTTGACGCAGTCTTCGAGTGCACTCTAAACATGATCAACAAG AATTTTGAAGAGTATCCCGAGCACCGAACCCACTTCTTCTACCTGCTCCAAGCTGTCAACTCACACTGCTTCCCTGCGTTCCTTGCCATCCCCCCAGCCCAGTTCAAACTCGTGCTGGACTCAATCATCTGGGCCTTCAAACACACCATGAGAAATGTTGCTGACACTG GTCTGCAGATTCTCTACACAATGCTTCAGAATGTGGCTCAAGAGGAAGCCGCAGCTCAGAGCTTCTACCAGACATATTTCTGTGATATCCTTCAGCACATCTTCTCTGTGGTCACGGATACGTCTCACACAGCTG GTCTGACCATGCACGCTTCCATCCTGGCCTACATGTTTAACCTGGTGGAGGAGGGCAAGATCACCACTGCACTGAACCCCGCCTCTCCTGCCAACAACCAGGTTTTCATTCAGGAGTACGTGGCCAACCTGCTCAAGACGGCCTTCCCTCATCTGCAGGA TGCTCAGGTGAAGGTGTTTGTAACTGGACTGTTCAGCCTCAACCAGGACATTCCTGCCTTCAAGGAGCACCTTAGGGACTTCCTCGTCCAGATTAAG GAGTTCGCCGGCGAGGACACGACAGACCTGTTCCTGGAGGAGAGGGAAGCATCGCTTCGTCAGGCTCAGGAGGAGAAGCACAAAATCCAAATGTCGGTTCCAGGCATCCTCAACCCACACGAGATCCCAGAGGAGATGTGTGACTGA